The following are encoded in a window of Lichenicola cladoniae genomic DNA:
- a CDS encoding response regulator — MAARRLLIVEDEFLIRMTLAEVLTDDGFEVLEAGDADEALATLEREPDLAIMLTDIQLPGSIDGRALAARARQTRPDLPVIFMSGRPDPGAANTTLDLHISKPYLPSTMSAAVRRLIGDS, encoded by the coding sequence ATGGCCGCTCGTCGGTTGTTGATCGTCGAGGACGAATTCCTCATCCGGATGACGCTCGCCGAGGTTCTGACCGATGATGGATTCGAGGTGCTCGAAGCCGGCGACGCGGACGAGGCGCTCGCGACACTCGAGCGGGAACCGGATCTGGCGATCATGCTGACCGACATCCAGCTTCCCGGTTCGATCGACGGACGGGCACTGGCGGCGCGGGCCCGGCAGACCCGGCCCGACCTGCCGGTGATCTTCATGAGCGGGCGTCCGGATCCGGGCGCCGCCAACACGACGCTCGACCTTCACATCAGCAAGCCATATTTGCCCTCGACGATGTCGGCGGCGGTGCGGCGCCTGATCGGCGACTCCTAG
- a CDS encoding beta-galactosidase has product MFEQRPLSAWRTLSLDRFLLGVPHYPEHVDESFLERDAVRIAAAGFNVVRMGEFAWNLFEPVAGRYEFALFDRAIKTFAAHGVSTIMCTPTATPPRWLTVAEPDLLRMTASGAPHRHGSRQHVDTTNPRFREHSRRITEVMAQHYRSTIGIIGWQTDNELNTSYSESFSAAALDEFQLFLIARYGTVDALNEAWGTRVWAQSYNNFSEIDLPYPHMPVAGNPSQVLDYHRFLAHATAMFQRDQVEILRRINPDWFVTHNIGAIRDLDMRGPLASDLDFVGYDIYPFLFDERLRGGHAYLPAFHLDLVRGAAGNLIVPEQQSGFGSQPGFATPVPEPGEMRRMAYSSIARGVDGLMFFRWRPAHYGAEIYWMGVLDHDDIPRRRYDEASRFAHEVGRIAPEILGTTVRIDVGIAGPDFDNEEAAKSYSLGLPTPQEAAMPLHRYCYEQGIACGFVHPEDALHRLKLFFVPHWMLWKPEWTPLLERFAEQGGTLVIGARTGAHTPDNHMIQVTPPGSLRTLCGVAVEEFGPLPAEGAPALTAIWGLSEPLASKPAESGKRQHVISLGEARIPAAFWYERLVPDDGTTVLARWDSRFLKGEAAITQRAAGRGRVIYVGSFLTPALTASLCDLLLPQAGIEPLVAGLPAGVEATLRESDDRRLLFLQNTTSERVEVEGLPAGFELIEASSVQHGRLHLDAYGCAIIKLTSCTSAN; this is encoded by the coding sequence ATGTTCGAGCAACGCCCGCTTTCTGCCTGGCGCACTTTGTCGCTGGATCGCTTCCTGCTCGGCGTGCCGCATTATCCGGAGCATGTCGACGAGAGCTTTCTCGAACGTGACGCTGTCCGGATCGCCGCGGCCGGCTTCAACGTCGTGCGCATGGGCGAATTTGCCTGGAACCTGTTCGAGCCGGTAGCGGGCCGCTACGAGTTCGCCCTGTTCGACCGTGCGATCAAGACCTTTGCGGCACATGGCGTCAGCACCATCATGTGCACGCCGACGGCGACACCGCCACGCTGGCTAACTGTCGCCGAACCGGATCTGCTCCGGATGACGGCCTCAGGCGCTCCGCACCGTCATGGCTCCCGCCAGCATGTCGATACGACCAACCCACGCTTCCGGGAGCATAGTCGCCGTATCACCGAGGTGATGGCGCAGCATTATCGCAGCACCATTGGGATTATCGGCTGGCAGACCGACAACGAGCTGAACACGTCCTACTCCGAGAGCTTCTCGGCTGCCGCCTTGGATGAGTTCCAGCTTTTCCTGATTGCGCGCTACGGCACGGTCGACGCGCTGAACGAAGCCTGGGGCACACGCGTCTGGGCACAGAGCTATAATAATTTCAGTGAAATCGACCTGCCGTATCCACATATGCCGGTTGCTGGCAATCCTAGCCAGGTACTCGACTATCACCGCTTCCTTGCCCATGCGACCGCGATGTTCCAGCGCGACCAGGTGGAGATCCTGCGACGGATAAACCCGGACTGGTTCGTGACACATAATATCGGTGCCATTCGCGATCTGGATATGCGGGGGCCACTCGCGAGCGATCTCGATTTCGTCGGCTACGACATCTATCCGTTCCTGTTCGACGAGCGGTTGCGCGGCGGTCACGCCTATCTCCCGGCGTTCCATCTGGATCTTGTGCGCGGTGCGGCCGGTAACCTGATCGTGCCCGAGCAGCAAAGCGGCTTCGGCAGCCAGCCGGGGTTTGCGACCCCGGTGCCGGAACCGGGCGAGATGCGCAGGATGGCCTATTCGTCGATTGCCCGCGGCGTCGACGGACTGATGTTTTTCCGCTGGCGCCCGGCGCATTATGGCGCCGAAATCTATTGGATGGGGGTGCTCGACCATGACGACATTCCCCGCCGTCGCTACGATGAGGCGAGCCGCTTCGCCCACGAGGTTGGCCGCATCGCTCCGGAAATTCTCGGCACCACGGTGCGGATCGATGTCGGGATTGCCGGTCCGGATTTCGACAATGAGGAAGCCGCCAAAAGTTACTCGCTTGGCCTTCCGACTCCCCAGGAGGCGGCAATGCCGCTGCATCGCTACTGCTATGAGCAGGGGATCGCTTGTGGCTTCGTCCATCCCGAGGATGCCCTGCATCGGCTGAAGCTGTTCTTCGTCCCGCACTGGATGCTGTGGAAGCCGGAATGGACGCCTCTGCTCGAACGCTTTGCCGAACAGGGCGGCACGCTGGTTATCGGCGCCCGTACCGGCGCACATACGCCGGATAACCACATGATCCAGGTGACGCCGCCCGGTTCACTGCGCACGTTATGTGGCGTCGCAGTCGAGGAGTTCGGCCCGCTTCCTGCCGAAGGCGCACCCGCTCTCACGGCGATATGGGGACTTTCCGAACCGCTTGCATCGAAGCCGGCGGAGTCTGGCAAGCGCCAGCACGTCATCAGCCTCGGTGAAGCTCGGATCCCGGCCGCGTTCTGGTATGAGCGTCTGGTCCCCGACGATGGCACCACCGTACTGGCTCGCTGGGACAGCCGTTTCCTGAAAGGCGAGGCCGCCATCACGCAACGTGCCGCCGGGCGGGGTCGCGTGATCTATGTCGGAAGTTTCCTGACGCCTGCCCTTACCGCATCGTTGTGCGATCTGCTGCTTCCGCAAGCTGGGATAGAGCCGCTGGTCGCCGGACTGCCTGCGGGAGTAGAGGCAACGCTGCGCGAAAGCGACGATCGCCGACTCCTGTTCCTGCAGAATACGACCTCCGAGCGGGTCGAGGTCGAGGGGCTACCTGCAGGGTTCGAATTGATCGAGGCAAGTTCTGTGCAGCATGGGCGGCTTCACTTGGATGCATACGGTTGTGCGATCATCAAGCTAACTTCGTGCACCTCCGCCAACTAA
- a CDS encoding tetratricopeptide repeat protein: MRRSPAPVQVDHRSLLAASFGDLQEGRFEAARNRLLPIMRDSFKLQDLETRLVFGLALAGTGDVAAAAPLLNGIAAERPHTLHPCVDLVTLLQKRQRSRDAEPAFQACLALTPGDARLRLGLAQLLCELHRFEDALAAIDQTLGHDPKLVPALNQRAIILAALGRGDEALACFRQIVATDPRNAAAWANIGITLAAEGDFEEALSAYRRSIQIKPAEPQVRLNHSICLLKAGRMVQGWQEHEWRLRLPGHTQLPLDRLLPNLTPTSDLAGKTILVTHEEGMGDTLMFLRYVPMLSRLGARVLLWVPVNLAKLAARVEGVSGVIVADAVKLEADWHCPFISLPRAFSGTVQAWGAPAPYLRTDAGRVAEAALALPAPIRVDPLADPLGSRSGGTLMVGLVWGGAPRPDIVNANAIDRKRSMSLAELAPLAALRHVRLISLQHGPHASEAAHPPAGLALFDPMSFVDDLDDTASLIRNLDVVVTVDTSIAHLAGGLGVPTILMDRYDNCWRWFHGREDSPWYPSMRIVRQTAYGDWAGVVQRVVPLLQRMANAKRAGTPMA; encoded by the coding sequence ATGCGCCGGTCGCCGGCACCGGTCCAGGTCGATCACCGTTCGCTCCTGGCGGCAAGCTTCGGTGATCTCCAGGAAGGACGCTTCGAGGCAGCCCGGAACCGACTGCTGCCGATCATGCGCGACAGCTTCAAGCTGCAGGATCTCGAAACCCGGCTGGTGTTCGGGCTGGCACTGGCGGGCACCGGAGACGTGGCTGCGGCCGCGCCGCTGCTGAACGGGATTGCGGCGGAACGGCCGCACACGCTGCATCCGTGCGTCGACCTGGTCACGCTCCTGCAGAAGCGGCAGCGGAGCCGGGACGCCGAGCCCGCTTTCCAGGCCTGCCTCGCGCTGACCCCCGGCGATGCCAGGCTCAGGCTGGGGCTGGCACAACTGCTGTGCGAGCTGCATCGCTTCGAGGATGCACTCGCCGCAATCGACCAGACTCTCGGTCACGACCCGAAGCTCGTCCCGGCGCTGAACCAACGTGCGATCATCCTGGCAGCCCTTGGCCGCGGCGACGAGGCACTGGCCTGCTTCCGGCAGATCGTCGCCACCGACCCACGCAATGCGGCAGCCTGGGCCAATATCGGCATCACCCTCGCTGCCGAGGGTGATTTCGAGGAGGCACTGTCGGCCTACCGGCGCAGCATCCAGATCAAGCCGGCCGAGCCGCAGGTCCGGCTGAACCACTCGATCTGCCTGCTCAAGGCCGGACGCATGGTGCAGGGCTGGCAGGAACATGAATGGCGGCTGCGGCTGCCGGGTCACACCCAGCTTCCGCTCGACCGGCTGCTGCCCAACCTCACCCCGACCAGCGACCTTGCCGGCAAGACCATCCTGGTCACCCACGAGGAGGGCATGGGCGATACGCTGATGTTCCTGCGCTATGTGCCGATGCTGAGCCGGCTCGGGGCGCGGGTGCTGCTCTGGGTCCCGGTCAACCTCGCCAAGCTGGCCGCGCGTGTCGAAGGCGTGTCCGGGGTGATCGTCGCCGACGCTGTGAAGCTGGAGGCCGACTGGCACTGCCCGTTCATCAGCCTGCCGCGCGCCTTCTCCGGAACCGTGCAAGCCTGGGGGGCACCGGCTCCCTACCTCCGGACCGACGCGGGTCGGGTGGCCGAGGCAGCCCTTGCACTGCCCGCGCCGATCCGGGTCGATCCGCTGGCCGATCCGCTCGGCTCCCGGTCCGGCGGGACCCTCATGGTGGGCCTGGTCTGGGGCGGCGCACCGCGGCCCGATATCGTGAACGCCAACGCGATCGACCGGAAGCGCAGCATGTCGTTGGCCGAGCTGGCGCCACTGGCCGCGCTGCGTCACGTCCGCCTGATCAGCCTGCAGCATGGGCCGCATGCATCCGAGGCAGCGCATCCGCCCGCCGGCCTGGCGCTGTTCGACCCGATGAGCTTCGTCGACGACCTGGACGACACCGCGAGCCTAATCCGCAACCTCGACGTGGTCGTCACGGTTGATACGTCGATCGCCCATCTTGCCGGCGGTCTCGGCGTCCCAACGATCCTGATGGACCGCTACGACAATTGCTGGCGCTGGTTCCATGGGCGCGAGGACAGCCCATGGTACCCGTCGATGAGGATCGTCCGGCAAACCGCCTACGGCGACTGGGCCGGAGTGGTCCAACGGGTCGTGCCGCTGCTGCAACGCATGGCGAATGCGAAGCGCGCCGGTACGCCGATGGCCTAG
- a CDS encoding sterol desaturase family protein, with product MIDPFAWIAGWIHETLLLPLLFSTGEMEWEDTSFMWALFAVYGVLQVVINYAICVPAERYFPLARWERRETVAMDVIYTLIARIGVFPLVTFFGFYWIQTAMNGWMTDHGYIPPTLESLFPALLGLPVLTFFIYAVVLDSADYWRHRFSHTFGWWYGLHALHHAQRQMTFWSDDRNHVLDDVITYMWFIGAGLLIGIPPLQFPLLVLTLRLVESFSHANTRISFGWLGERLLVSPQFHRAHHGLNAAGRNSCNYGAVFPWWDMLFRTADFRHDVVETGDARVPEALATGSWLAQQKGGLALSWRLLTRPRRRKVAAE from the coding sequence ATGATCGACCCGTTTGCCTGGATCGCGGGCTGGATCCACGAGACGCTCCTGCTGCCGCTGCTGTTCAGCACCGGCGAGATGGAGTGGGAGGACACGTCGTTCATGTGGGCGTTGTTCGCCGTGTATGGCGTGCTGCAGGTAGTCATCAACTACGCCATCTGCGTGCCGGCGGAACGTTACTTCCCGCTGGCCCGCTGGGAGCGGCGCGAGACGGTGGCAATGGACGTGATCTACACGCTCATCGCACGCATCGGGGTGTTCCCGCTGGTCACCTTCTTCGGGTTCTACTGGATCCAGACGGCGATGAACGGTTGGATGACCGACCACGGCTACATCCCGCCGACGCTCGAGAGCCTGTTTCCGGCGCTGCTCGGCCTGCCGGTGCTCACCTTCTTCATTTACGCCGTGGTGCTGGACTCCGCGGACTACTGGCGCCACCGCTTCAGCCACACCTTCGGCTGGTGGTACGGCCTGCACGCTTTGCATCATGCACAGCGCCAGATGACCTTCTGGTCGGACGACCGCAACCACGTGCTGGACGACGTCATCACCTACATGTGGTTCATCGGCGCCGGCCTGCTGATCGGTATCCCGCCGCTGCAGTTCCCGCTGCTGGTCCTGACCCTGCGGCTGGTCGAGAGCTTCAGCCACGCCAACACCCGTATCTCGTTCGGCTGGCTCGGCGAGCGGTTGCTGGTGTCGCCGCAGTTCCATCGCGCGCACCACGGGCTGAACGCCGCCGGTCGTAACTCCTGCAACTACGGTGCCGTGTTCCCCTGGTGGGACATGCTGTTCCGCACCGCGGACTTCCGGCACGACGTGGTGGAGACCGGCGATGCCCGTGTGCCCGAAGCGCTCGCCACCGGATCGTGGCTCGCGCAACAGAAGGGCGGGCTCGCCCTGTCGTGGCGACTGCTGACCCGTCCCCGCCGCCGTAAGGTCGCGGCGGAATAG